One genomic segment of Endomicrobiales bacterium includes these proteins:
- a CDS encoding NADH-quinone oxidoreductase subunit C, giving the protein MEKQTILLIPVSQLMGKVASAFSEGYRLVQIGCTRMADKVEVNYTFDKDYQFVNYKIELPLENAELESITPIYWGAFTYENEMHDLFGINVKNINIDFKGGFYTTSVKTPFAQAKPSGENNGK; this is encoded by the coding sequence ATGGAAAAACAAACAATCCTCTTAATTCCTGTTTCACAACTTATGGGCAAAGTGGCAAGCGCGTTTAGCGAAGGGTATCGTTTGGTTCAAATTGGCTGCACCCGCATGGCGGACAAAGTTGAAGTTAACTACACCTTTGATAAAGATTACCAATTTGTAAATTATAAAATAGAGTTACCGCTTGAAAACGCTGAGCTTGAAAGTATTACACCAATTTACTGGGGCGCGTTTACTTACGAAAATGAAATGCACGACTTATTCGGAATAAATGTAAAAAACATAAATATTGATTTTAAGGGCGGTTTTTACACCACTTCGGTAAAAACCCCTTTTGCGCAAGCAAAACCAAGCGGAGAAAATAATGGGAAATAG
- a CDS encoding NADH-quinone oxidoreductase subunit B family protein, translating to MAFLKKSPWIVHYDASSCNGCDIEVLACLTPMYDIERFGIINTGNPKHADIFLVTGSVNEQNKSVIKNIYNQMPEPKVVVAVGICACSGGVFAECYNVSGGVDKLIPVDVYVQGCAARPEAIIDGVVKGLGVLEEKKAKMKAEKKAAKK from the coding sequence ATGGCATTTTTAAAAAAATCACCGTGGATTGTACATTACGATGCGTCAAGCTGCAATGGCTGCGACATTGAAGTGCTTGCATGTCTTACCCCAATGTACGATATAGAGCGCTTTGGAATAATAAATACAGGCAATCCAAAACACGCCGACATATTCCTTGTAACAGGTTCGGTAAACGAACAAAATAAATCGGTAATAAAAAATATTTACAATCAAATGCCGGAGCCGAAAGTTGTGGTGGCAGTTGGTATATGTGCCTGCTCGGGCGGAGTATTTGCCGAGTGTTACAATGTTTCTGGCGGTGTAGATAAATTAATACCGGTAGATGTTTATGTGCAGGGTTGTGCGGCACGGCCTGAGGCAATAATTGACGGTGTAGTAAAAGGCCTTGGGGTGCTTGAAGAAAAGAAAGCAAAAATGAAAGCAGAGAAAAAGGCGGCGAAAAAATAA
- a CDS encoding NADH-quinone oxidoreductase subunit H — protein sequence MKSFLYALGFFLLAPIVGGLLAGIDRRITARMQSRFGPPLLQPFYDVFKLFEKETILVRRSQNFYVWFFLLFIVFTGCLFFAGGDILLVIFGFTLAEVFLVLGAFKASSAYGAIGAERELIQMMAVEPMVILMAVGFYLATGSFSVYSIAANPDMLIKTLPGIFFGLVYVLTIKLRKSPFDLSTSHHAHQEIVKGLTIEFSGPGLGLIEIAHWYEKILMLGFVYLFFATNPLWAILAVAVTYFFEMIIDNVFARYKWQKMLKMSWVVTAVFGLGNIIFLYVLSR from the coding sequence ATGAAATCTTTCCTTTACGCTTTAGGTTTTTTTCTTCTTGCTCCAATTGTCGGTGGTTTGCTTGCCGGCATAGACAGAAGAATAACCGCCCGGATGCAAAGCCGTTTTGGCCCGCCATTGCTTCAGCCATTTTATGATGTGTTTAAACTTTTTGAAAAAGAAACTATTTTGGTGCGCCGTTCTCAAAATTTTTATGTATGGTTTTTTCTTTTATTTATAGTGTTTACCGGTTGCCTTTTCTTTGCCGGCGGCGATATATTGCTTGTGATTTTCGGCTTTACGCTTGCGGAAGTATTTCTTGTTCTTGGCGCGTTTAAGGCAAGCTCTGCTTACGGTGCGATTGGTGCTGAACGAGAACTTATACAAATGATGGCAGTAGAGCCAATGGTTATTTTAATGGCTGTTGGTTTTTATTTGGCCACCGGCAGTTTTTCGGTTTACAGCATTGCCGCAAACCCGGATATGCTTATAAAAACGCTACCCGGAATTTTCTTTGGTTTAGTTTATGTTTTAACCATAAAACTTAGAAAATCGCCTTTTGACCTTTCAACCTCGCACCATGCCCATCAAGAAATTGTAAAAGGTTTAACTATAGAGTTCTCAGGGCCCGGACTTGGCCTTATAGAAATAGCGCATTGGTACGAAAAAATTCTTATGCTTGGTTTTGTATATCTATTTTTTGCCACAAATCCGCTATGGGCAATTTTAGCTGTGGCGGTAACTTACTTTTTTGAAATGATAATTGACAATGTTTTTGCAAGATATAAATGGCAAAAAATGCTTAAAATGTCATGGGTTGTAACAGCTGTTTTTGGCCTTGGCAACATAATATTCCTTTATGTTTTAAGCCGTTAA